A region of the Sodalis ligni genome:
CTTAGCGCAAAAATCATCGGTGAAATCGACTCCCTTGCCACATTGACCGCCGCGGTGGCTAGCGGTATGGGGGCCGCGGTATTGCCGGAGTCCCCCGCTTCTGCCGTGGTTAATTCCGCTAATGCCTGGATGTCCCGCATCATCAGTCCCGGTCTTCCCTTGCCCCTAACGCTGAATATGTCTTCCCGCCTGCCGTTATCCCCTCAGCGACAGCAGTCAAAATGTTCTAACGGCGCTGGCGACATCGGCGCGGCCGGCGCATGAAAACAGGCGTTATTATTGGCAAGTTAACCTTTCCCGTCCTATCATTATCTACAAGGCGGCACCCAAGTAACCTGGGTGCCGCCTTTATGATATAAATCATGGTATTGAAGGTTTTTTCTTCATTTCTTTAATTAATGTTTATATCTTGATATTAATTATGTTTATCAATTATGATGCAGATCGTGTAGACAGGATCCTGGGATAGCCAGATCTTAAGGAATCGACCTTTTTTAGGAGGCCTTTATGAACAGCTTACTCTCACAGTTATTAATCAATCTGGCGCAAAAGAGGCTGCTGAAAAGGAACTGCATGCAATGGTTGAGTCGTTGGAAATTTTAGTGGCGGCGCTGATCGCATCGTTAAGCCATAAAAACCGATGAACTTGTTAAAAGCATAGAAGTGGCTTTGGATGAAATGCGTCAGCGGAACGATATAGAGTTTAAATCCGATATTGAGTTGCTAAGTAGTAATATCTCGCGTATTACAGCGGTCGCTAAAAGACGTTAATATGTCGCTTTCCGGCAGAAAGAAATTTCTTTCATTTAAATATAATTTATTGATTTTATTTATTATTTTTGTAATTTATGCGGACGCGCTAGTTACGAATTTCTTGAATGTTAAGCATAGCTAATTGATTTGAATACTTATCAATCACTTTTCAACAGCCCGTCTGTGATTGCCGAAATCTTATTCGATAAATTTTCATACAATAATTCCCTTTAAGTAACAAAAAAAATCTCATAGTGTTAGTTGCTTATAGCTATAAGTATTAAGACTATAATACATTGAACTATGGGCAGTATTAAATATTTATGACTATGGATTGGATTTTTTTTAGAGAGTTGTCATTAATTGCTTGGTTAAGCGAGCATTCGTTGCCCTAATGAATATACTCATTCTGAGTATAATTACTTTTTGAGGTCTCAATGACCGTTCTAGCTTTTCATTAGTAGGCGAATCATCATGAAAACACTAGGGTTTATCCTTGAAAGCGTCTTGGAAGAAATTGGTACTGGTAAGAAATTATTCACACCTGAATCAGGCACTCAGGAAGCATTGGATGAATTTCAAAAGATTGCAAAAGCTATCAGCTATGCGGACAGTGAAGGGTTGCTGGAACAATGCCAGTTTGGTATCGCCGATTTTACCGATAGATTGATTTTTTCCCGCGTTTTAGTGACCGGGGGCGTGACAGAAAAAGGCCAGGAATTTTTACGACTTCGATTTTCTGACCGCCACCAAAAGTAGGTTGAATGGCAAAGTCTGCCTTCCTGATAGCTGCCAACTCACGGGTAATTAATTGCACAAACATGGGTACAAAAGTTAACTGATCAATCTTTTGCTCGCTATTAGTTCATGTTTTATGTGTGAAATTTTGCCTAAGCATGCTATTTCTATTTGACAAATTGCCAGACGGTGGGAGGGACTTTGTCATAAAGCTTTCCCATGGTGAGTTCAGCCAAGCGATGATCCGCAGCTCCATAGAAGTCTGCCAATTCCGCTGCCGGCAATCTCTCTTTCATATGCTCAATCACTTTTTCCAGCGTATCGATTGTGCTGCATCGTCTTAATCGCATCAAAAATCCACTTTGCCCATATACTTACATTCATCCACTTTAAAGTAATAAAAACCATTAACTAGAGATTATAATTGCCTCAATGTCGGAGGAAACTCATCTTTCAAAATTATTACGATGCCAGGCGGAATAATAAAACAGAGTACCTCAGCTGAACTGATTGTATTAGCGCATCTCTTCAGTTTTTTTCTAACGCATCGGTAAACGTTGGGTTTCCTGCGTAAAATACATTCAAAATCAATTACACACCACAACGGATTAAGTAATGCATACGCTCGTTGATTCGGCACACCGATACCACAGGCTGTACAGCATACCATTTAGAAGGCGCATTTGAAAATGCTTAATGTCAAAATCTCATTTTTGCGAAGCTGGGCGGAAAATTGTATTATTCCTCTTCCTTTACGTGATAAGTCCTATCAACCCTTTAAAGTCATAAGCAAGTATCGTTTGGTTAGCGACCGCTTTCATCGTTATTTGAGAGTTTGATTTGCTTAGGTTGGTCCACTTACATAACCTGCTTTAATTACATGGCGTGAATAAACCTTACATGATTGCCTGAAAAGCTTACAAAATTTGATTAAATTTCCTGGCAGGCAAGTTCAAGGAAGTTGAGCTTCGGGAGGGTTACGCTAAGGCATGGTCCTATCAAATAGCCATGACAGCCTGAGGCTGCGAAGCTGCAAAAAAAATACTGTTTCACCCCGGAAGGATGCTTATAAACCGGGGATATTTTAAGGGATCGATTGATGCTAGACATTTTTACGTTCCACGGTCTCTTCACCCCAAAACAGCTTATTTTGATCTGTCTTGGCAAATGCGATTTCCAATGCTTCATCGCTGCCTTCTTCCCAGATTTTTTGTGCCATGACTTCATCGTTATCAGCGATTTCAACTATGGCTTCAGCAATTTCAATGAAAGTTTCACGAATCTCAGCCCAGGATTGTATATCTTTAGCCATGAATATCTCCTCGTAATGGGTTTTCAATTATACGCGTCAGTGATTTCATAAATATCTGATTGTCATTCTAGACCAAATATTGTGAACCTGCGCGGCCAACGAAAACCCTTGGTGTATAACGGCGCGCGATAATCCGCCGCCGTTATGAATCACGAGATACAGGTTTAATGATGCATTTTTAATGTGATACCGGCGACGTATTCTCCCTGATAGCGTGCAATATCCAATTCTTGATCCGAAGGTTGGCGTGAGCCATCGCCGCCAGCCAGCGTAGAGGCGCCATAAGGCGTTCCTCCCCGCACCTGGGAGATATCAAAAAGCTGCTTGGCACCGTAACCGATGGGTACCAAGATCAAGCCGTGATGCGCCAGAGTTGTCCAGGTTGAGAGAATAGTCTGTTCCTGCCCGCCCCCGGTTCCGGTGGAGGTAAATACGCTGCCGATTTTACCGTACAATGCTCCGGCAGCCCATAAGGCGCCGGTTTGATCGAGAAAGGTTCTCATCTGCCCGCTCATGTTACCGAAACGGGTCGGGGTTCCTATAATGATGGCGTCATAATCTGCCAATTCAGGAGGTTTGGCTTCGGGAACCGACAAGTCGGCTTTACCACCGGCCTGGGCAAATAGCGCCGGCGGCATTGTTTCCGGCACGCGTTTGACCGTCACTTCGGCACCGCTGACCTTGCGGGCGCCTTCGGCTACTGCCTGGGCCATGGTGGCGATATGTCCATACATTGAGTAATAGAGAACGAGAACCTTTGCCATAATGCTGTTCCTCTTTGTTGATAATCAGAAGGGCGGGATGATTTATCGTAAATCGAGGTCGGGATGTATTAACCATAATAGGTCACAACGGCTCTGCAGATTTATTGTAATCAAAATGACGTTGGTGAAGAAGGGCACTTTGTCG
Encoded here:
- a CDS encoding YccJ family protein produces the protein MAKDIQSWAEIRETFIEIAEAIVEIADNDEVMAQKIWEEGSDEALEIAFAKTDQNKLFWGEETVERKNV
- a CDS encoding HHA domain-containing protein: MRLRRCSTIDTLEKVIEHMKERLPAAELADFYGAADHRLAELTMGKLYDKVPPTVWQFVK
- the wrbA gene encoding NAD(P)H:quinone oxidoreductase codes for the protein MAKVLVLYYSMYGHIATMAQAVAEGARKVSGAEVTVKRVPETMPPALFAQAGGKADLSVPEAKPPELADYDAIIIGTPTRFGNMSGQMRTFLDQTGALWAAGALYGKIGSVFTSTGTGGGQEQTILSTWTTLAHHGLILVPIGYGAKQLFDISQVRGGTPYGASTLAGGDGSRQPSDQELDIARYQGEYVAGITLKMHH